From Mercenaria mercenaria strain notata chromosome 17, MADL_Memer_1, whole genome shotgun sequence, the proteins below share one genomic window:
- the LOC128550270 gene encoding uncharacterized protein C12orf29 homolog has product MEALGSVQQKVSCVFETTVLNEQSTKRENQFYKVVASERIKQKAIDNDIHTALVTEKLDGTCVYISQFEGKPWLWARYDRKPTKGAEKRFKKFQHQKQKQQGSDDRSNKASQFQWDMDKDFKETPEYWIPASGVEIVAGSPVPDDIGHTPGWVPVSPSSRQQCWHLSAVDLNLGLALVLREIDDSDELCIDCLHMSELEGHTAELIGTNINGNPYGIGSKKFPIHFLVIHGSLRIRTRPEIQMEAIKMWFQNEGQVEGLVWHCANGTLFKLHRNHVALPWPVESPTLTRQRVSVAVDTTNYELDNNDSLIAQFGKVYGHTCESVKDLKNLFMSEEHVSTGVGPQEQIGFQTKINVTMS; this is encoded by the exons ATGGAAGCTCTTGGATCAGTCCAGCAGAAAGTGTCTTGTGTGTTTGAGACAACAGTGTTGAATGAGCAGTCAACTAAACGGGAAAATCAGTTTTACAAG GTTGTTGCATCAGAGAGGATCAAACAGAAGGCTATAGATAATGATATTCATACAGCTCTAGTCACTGAGAAACTGGATGGAACctgtgtctatatttcacagttTGAAG GCAAACCATGGCTTTGGgcaagatatgacagaaaaccaacAAAAGGGGCTGAGAAAAGGTTCAAGAAATTTCAACACCAGAAACAGAAACAACAGGGGTCAGATGACAGGTCGAACAAAGCTAGTCAGTTTCAGTGGGACATGGATAAAGACTTTAAG gaAACACCGGAATACTGGATCCCAGCTTCAGGAGTTGAGATCGTAGCTGGATCTCCTGTACCAGATGATATAGGTCACACTCCAGGCTGGGTACCAGTTAGTCCATCATCAAGACAACAATGCTGGCACCTGTCAGCAGTAGATCTGAACCTTGGTCTGGCCCTTGTACTAAG GGAGATAGATGACAGTGATGAACTGTGTATAGATTGTCTACACATGTCAGAACTAGAGGGACACACAGCAGAACTTATTGGGACCAATATAAATGGAAATCCATATG GGATTGGTAGTAAGAAGTTCCCAATCCATTTCTTGGTAATACACGGGTCACTTAGGATCAGAACTCGACCAGAAATCCAGATGGAGGCGATTAAAATGTGGTTTCAAAATGAGGGTCAAGTTGAAGGACTTGTTTGGCACTGTGCCAATGGTACACTGTTTAAg cTTCATCGCAACCATGTTGCATTACCATGGCCAGTAGAATCACCAACCTTGACCAGACAGCGTGTATCAGTTGCCGTGGATACCACAAATTACGAGTTAGACAACAATGACAGTTTGATAGCACAGTTTGGAAAAGTGTACGGTCATACATGTGAATCAGTGAAAGacttgaaaaatttatttatgtCAGAGGAACATGTCTCAACTGGAGTCGGTCCTCAGGAACAGATTGGTTTCCAGAcaaaaattaatgttaccatgtcTTAG